A part of Cotesia glomerata isolate CgM1 linkage group LG4, MPM_Cglom_v2.3, whole genome shotgun sequence genomic DNA contains:
- the LOC123262667 gene encoding GTPase-activating protein isoform X2, with the protein MAEETRLVRVEERLKIKIGEVKNLLSRGHGSPGTRDVYCALSLDQEEIFRTSTIERTLNPFFGEEFQFEVPRKFRYLGIYVYDRDRHLKQDKILGKVAIKREDLATYHNKEHWFPLRPVDADSEVQGKAHLELALQPQVNHAQPKLTVRVIECSELTLKNGGCDPFATVTVIYSNGKQIIKRTKVKKKTVSPYFNETFTFEPELIEPKDKDVSHYSIDGGEVGEVVVGLWHASPGMGEQSAFLGEVRVTLRGLKKQLTSTTTAWYFLQPRAAKNRPSKITHNSSPPGTLPGLGSLRLKLHYTADHVFPSEMYDRLRSLLLQSVNVQPITSSAVYILGEIVASKMEAAQPLVRVLVHHGQLVSVMRALASHEISKLTDPTTIFRGNTLVSKMMDEGMRLAGLHYLHSTLRPAMEQVFLEKKPCEIDPTRVKDANTIQTNLANLKEYVERVFTAITTSGVRCPPLMCEMFWCLRELAATYFPKNKEVRYSVISGFIFLRFFAPAILGPRLFDITTEQIDSQTNRTLTLISKTIQSLGNLVSCRGGAGSVCKEEYMEGVYREFYTEKHIQAVKQFLELISTSSSSSSSSSSGMTRQRPTILQEQPVVLKEGINFLFTHSTNCGKRVMIKRAQGRKRFGRKNFKQRYFRLTTQDLTYSKTKGKEPLCRILLEEILAVERLHEDSFKMKNMFQIVQPQRALYVQAGNCVEEKEWIDILTKICHTNSNRLESCRAVSEVAPGCSEVSPGIEAGLRMVLDPDRDLQRIHSLIFTNMARLETLMSACECQAVYGASEMCVLPGGGSPIEDVPSCFKTLTALSDAAFGLQQEHRAYFRKLARDTKYGSKQAPIGDDNYLHLAARAGFDNQLTKRAAYTDSDGRNQQCIEAGLCYDGFTRRIETDRKYDESLRKCLDSDSINRRYENENNTLKLYESNAESIRSIQNDLNKFDRSLNNTLKSDRVVERNGNENLENHRRMEMNNLLSSEGVSLSGSLSRKLSNYDHVKKINIDSSLSWRIRDDASDISSSSMSGRGNN; encoded by the exons ATGGCCGAGGAGACGCGCCTAGTTCGCGTTGAGGAgagactaaaaattaaaatcg gtgaggtaaaaaatcttttaagtCGAGGCCATGGATCCCCAGGAACACGAGATGTCTACTGTGCATTATCACTTGATCAAGAAGAAATCTTCCGCACTAGTACGATTGAACGAACTCTCAA tcCATTCTTTGGTGAAGAGTTTCAGTTTGAGGTGCCGCGAAAGTTCCGCTACCTCGGTATTTACGTTTATGACCGTGACAGACACTTGAAACAAGATAAGATCCTGGGAAAAGTAGCGATTAAACGTGAAGATCTAGCAACGTACCATAACAAAGAGCATTGGTTTCCATTGAGGCCAGTTGATGCTGACTCGGAAGTACAGGGTAAAGCACACCTAGAGCTTGCACTTCAGCCTCAAGTTAATCACGCACAACCTAAATTAACAGTACGAGTTATTGAGTGTAGTGaattgactttaaaaaatggtGGTTGTGATCCCTTTGCCACTGTTACAGTTATTTATAGTAATggtaaacaaataattaagcgtacaaaagttaaaaaaaagacTGTGTCGCCGTATTTTAATGAAACATTCACTTTTGAGCCTGAATTGATTGAACCAAAAGACAAAGATGTTTCGCACTACTCAATTGATGGCGGAGAAGTTGGTGAAGTTGTTGTAGGCCTTTGGCATGCTTCACCAGGAATGGGTGAACAATCTGCATTTCTTGGTGAAGTTCGTGTCACTTTGAGAGGCTTAAAAAAACAACTCACGAGCACCACAACTGCTTG GTATTTTTTACAACCACGAGCAGCCAAAAACCGTCCAAGTAAAATAACACACAATTCATCACCACCAGGTACACTACCAGGTCTTGGATCGTTACGCTTAAAGTTACATTATACAGCGGATCATGTATTCCCATCGGAAATGTACGATAGATTACGCAGTTTACTGTTACAAAGTGTCAATGTGCAACCAATAACATCTTCAGCGGTTTATATACTCGGTGAAATTGTAGCAAGTAAAATGGAAGCTGCTCAACCCTTGGTTAGAGTCCTCGTACATCATGGTCAACTAGTATCTGTAATGAGAGCATTAGCTAGTcatgaaatttcaaaattaac GGATCCCACAACAATATTCCGCGGTAATACACTGGTCAGTAAGATGATGGATGAAGGTATGCGATTAGCTGGACTTCATTATCTTCACAGTACCTTGAGGCCGGCTATGGAGCAGgtttttctagaaaaaaaaccATGTGAGATTGATCCTACTCGAGTTAAAGATGCCAACACAATTCAAACAAATTTGGCTAATTTAAAG GAGTACGTAGAACGTGTATTTACGGCAATAACGACATCAGGTGTACGGTGCCCACCATTAATGTGTGAAATGTTTTGGTGTTTGAGAGAACTTGCTGCTACTTATTTCCCAAAGAATAAAGAAGTGCGATACTCGGTTATTAGTGGCTTTATATTTCTCAGGTTTTTCGCTCCTGCGATACTCGGCCCAAGATTATTTGATATAACAACTGAacaaata gaTTCTCAAACAAATAGAACATTAACGCTTATTTCAAAAACAATTCAAAGCTTAGGAAATTTGGTTAGTTGCCGCGGAGGGGCTGGTAGTGTATGTAAAGAAGAGTATATGGAAGGCGTGTACAG AGAGTTTTATACAGAAAAACATATACAAGctgtaaaacaatttttagaattaatttcaactaGTAGTAGTagcagtagtagtagtagtagtggAATGACTCGGCAACGACCGACAATTCTTCAAGAACAACCAGTAGTTTTAAAAGAAGG TATAAATTTTCTCTTTACGCACTCTACGAACTGTGGCAAGAG agtAATGATCAAAAGAGCACAAGGTCGTAAACGTTTTGgacgtaaaaattttaaacaaagaTATTTTAGACTGACTACGCAAGATTTGACCTACTCAAAAACAAAAG GGAAGGAGCCATTGTGTAGAATATTATTGGAAGAAATATTGGCTGTGGAGAGACTACACGAAGACtcatttaaaatgaaaaatatgtttcaAATAGTACAACCACAACGTGCATTATATGTACAAGCTGGTAATTGCGTTGAGGAAAAAGAATGGATTGACATACTTACTAAAATCTGTCATACGAATAGTAACAGACTAGAGAG ttgTCGAGCAGTTTCTGAGGTAGCTCCTGGTTGCAGTGAAGTGTCTCCGGGAATTGAAGCAGGTTTAAGAATGGTCTTGGATCCAGATCGTGATCTACAAAGAATTCATTCACTAATCTTCACGAATATGGCGCGATTAGAGACACTGATGAGTGCTTGTGAGTGTCAAGCTGTTTACGGTGCCAGTGAAATGTGTGTTTTACCGGGTGGTGGTTCACCTATCGAAGACGTACCTTCGTGTTTTAAAACACTTACTGCTTTGAGTGATGCGGCCTTTGGATTGCAACAAGAACACCGTGCTTACTTTAGGAAATTAGCTCGTGACACCAAATATGGAAGCAA ACAAGCACCAATTGGTGATGATAACTACCTCCACTTAGCTGCAAGAGCCGGATTTGATAATCAGCTTACGAAACGTGCTGCATATACAGATTCAGATGGCCGCAATCAACAATGCATAGAAGCGGGACTATGTTATGATGGTTTTACACGTCGCATTGAGACTGATCGTAAATACGATGAGTCATTACGAAAGTGTTTGGATTCAGATTCAATAAATCGTAGGTacgaaaatgaaaataatacattAAAACTCTATGAGAGTAATGCAGAAAGCATTCGTAGTATACAGAATGATCTCAATAAATTTGACCGTAGTTTGAATAATACATTAAAATCAGATAGAGTTGTTGAAAGAAATGGtaatgaaaatttagaaaatcatAGGCGAAtggaaatgaataatttattaagcaGCGAGGGTGTCAGTTTATCAGGCTCTTTGTCTCGAAAATTGAGTAACTATGatcatgttaaaaaaattaatattgatagttCATTATCGTGGAGAATTCGAGATGATGCGTCTGATATATCGTCTAGTTCCATGAGTGGTCGtggaaataattga
- the LOC123262667 gene encoding ras GTPase-activating protein 3 isoform X1 produces MAEETRLVRVEERLKIKIGEVKNLLSRGHGSPGTRDVYCALSLDQEEIFRTSTIERTLNPFFGEEFQFEVPRKFRYLGIYVYDRDRHLKQDKILGKVAIKREDLATYHNKEHWFPLRPVDADSEVQGKAHLELALQPQVNHAQPKLTVRVIECSELTLKNGGCDPFATVTVIYSNGKQIIKRTKVKKKTVSPYFNETFTFEPELIEPKDKDVSHYSIDGGEVGEVVVGLWHASPGMGEQSAFLGEVRVTLRGLKKQLTSTTTAWYFLQPRAAKNRPSKITHNSSPPGTLPGLGSLRLKLHYTADHVFPSEMYDRLRSLLLQSVNVQPITSSAVYILGEIVASKMEAAQPLVRVLVHHGQLVSVMRALASHEISKLTDPTTIFRGNTLVSKMMDEGMRLAGLHYLHSTLRPAMEQVFLEKKPCEIDPTRVKDANTIQTNLANLKEYVERVFTAITTSGVRCPPLMCEMFWCLRELAATYFPKNKEVRYSVISGFIFLRFFAPAILGPRLFDITTEQIDSQTNRTLTLISKTIQSLGNLVSCRGGAGSVCKEEYMEGVYREFYTEKHIQAVKQFLELISTSSSSSSSSSSGMTRQRPTILQEQPVVLKEGINFLFTHSTNCGKRVMIKRAQGRKRFGRKNFKQRYFRLTTQDLTYSKTKGKEPLCRILLEEILAVERLHEDSFKMKNMFQIVQPQRALYVQAGNCVEEKEWIDILTKICHTNSNRLERYHPSAYINGHWLCCRAVSEVAPGCSEVSPGIEAGLRMVLDPDRDLQRIHSLIFTNMARLETLMSACECQAVYGASEMCVLPGGGSPIEDVPSCFKTLTALSDAAFGLQQEHRAYFRKLARDTKYGSKQAPIGDDNYLHLAARAGFDNQLTKRAAYTDSDGRNQQCIEAGLCYDGFTRRIETDRKYDESLRKCLDSDSINRRYENENNTLKLYESNAESIRSIQNDLNKFDRSLNNTLKSDRVVERNGNENLENHRRMEMNNLLSSEGVSLSGSLSRKLSNYDHVKKINIDSSLSWRIRDDASDISSSSMSGRGNN; encoded by the exons ATGGCCGAGGAGACGCGCCTAGTTCGCGTTGAGGAgagactaaaaattaaaatcg gtgaggtaaaaaatcttttaagtCGAGGCCATGGATCCCCAGGAACACGAGATGTCTACTGTGCATTATCACTTGATCAAGAAGAAATCTTCCGCACTAGTACGATTGAACGAACTCTCAA tcCATTCTTTGGTGAAGAGTTTCAGTTTGAGGTGCCGCGAAAGTTCCGCTACCTCGGTATTTACGTTTATGACCGTGACAGACACTTGAAACAAGATAAGATCCTGGGAAAAGTAGCGATTAAACGTGAAGATCTAGCAACGTACCATAACAAAGAGCATTGGTTTCCATTGAGGCCAGTTGATGCTGACTCGGAAGTACAGGGTAAAGCACACCTAGAGCTTGCACTTCAGCCTCAAGTTAATCACGCACAACCTAAATTAACAGTACGAGTTATTGAGTGTAGTGaattgactttaaaaaatggtGGTTGTGATCCCTTTGCCACTGTTACAGTTATTTATAGTAATggtaaacaaataattaagcgtacaaaagttaaaaaaaagacTGTGTCGCCGTATTTTAATGAAACATTCACTTTTGAGCCTGAATTGATTGAACCAAAAGACAAAGATGTTTCGCACTACTCAATTGATGGCGGAGAAGTTGGTGAAGTTGTTGTAGGCCTTTGGCATGCTTCACCAGGAATGGGTGAACAATCTGCATTTCTTGGTGAAGTTCGTGTCACTTTGAGAGGCTTAAAAAAACAACTCACGAGCACCACAACTGCTTG GTATTTTTTACAACCACGAGCAGCCAAAAACCGTCCAAGTAAAATAACACACAATTCATCACCACCAGGTACACTACCAGGTCTTGGATCGTTACGCTTAAAGTTACATTATACAGCGGATCATGTATTCCCATCGGAAATGTACGATAGATTACGCAGTTTACTGTTACAAAGTGTCAATGTGCAACCAATAACATCTTCAGCGGTTTATATACTCGGTGAAATTGTAGCAAGTAAAATGGAAGCTGCTCAACCCTTGGTTAGAGTCCTCGTACATCATGGTCAACTAGTATCTGTAATGAGAGCATTAGCTAGTcatgaaatttcaaaattaac GGATCCCACAACAATATTCCGCGGTAATACACTGGTCAGTAAGATGATGGATGAAGGTATGCGATTAGCTGGACTTCATTATCTTCACAGTACCTTGAGGCCGGCTATGGAGCAGgtttttctagaaaaaaaaccATGTGAGATTGATCCTACTCGAGTTAAAGATGCCAACACAATTCAAACAAATTTGGCTAATTTAAAG GAGTACGTAGAACGTGTATTTACGGCAATAACGACATCAGGTGTACGGTGCCCACCATTAATGTGTGAAATGTTTTGGTGTTTGAGAGAACTTGCTGCTACTTATTTCCCAAAGAATAAAGAAGTGCGATACTCGGTTATTAGTGGCTTTATATTTCTCAGGTTTTTCGCTCCTGCGATACTCGGCCCAAGATTATTTGATATAACAACTGAacaaata gaTTCTCAAACAAATAGAACATTAACGCTTATTTCAAAAACAATTCAAAGCTTAGGAAATTTGGTTAGTTGCCGCGGAGGGGCTGGTAGTGTATGTAAAGAAGAGTATATGGAAGGCGTGTACAG AGAGTTTTATACAGAAAAACATATACAAGctgtaaaacaatttttagaattaatttcaactaGTAGTAGTagcagtagtagtagtagtagtggAATGACTCGGCAACGACCGACAATTCTTCAAGAACAACCAGTAGTTTTAAAAGAAGG TATAAATTTTCTCTTTACGCACTCTACGAACTGTGGCAAGAG agtAATGATCAAAAGAGCACAAGGTCGTAAACGTTTTGgacgtaaaaattttaaacaaagaTATTTTAGACTGACTACGCAAGATTTGACCTACTCAAAAACAAAAG GGAAGGAGCCATTGTGTAGAATATTATTGGAAGAAATATTGGCTGTGGAGAGACTACACGAAGACtcatttaaaatgaaaaatatgtttcaAATAGTACAACCACAACGTGCATTATATGTACAAGCTGGTAATTGCGTTGAGGAAAAAGAATGGATTGACATACTTACTAAAATCTGTCATACGAATAGTAACAGACTAGAGAGGTATCATCCGAGTGCTTACATCAACGGCCACTGGCTGTG ttgTCGAGCAGTTTCTGAGGTAGCTCCTGGTTGCAGTGAAGTGTCTCCGGGAATTGAAGCAGGTTTAAGAATGGTCTTGGATCCAGATCGTGATCTACAAAGAATTCATTCACTAATCTTCACGAATATGGCGCGATTAGAGACACTGATGAGTGCTTGTGAGTGTCAAGCTGTTTACGGTGCCAGTGAAATGTGTGTTTTACCGGGTGGTGGTTCACCTATCGAAGACGTACCTTCGTGTTTTAAAACACTTACTGCTTTGAGTGATGCGGCCTTTGGATTGCAACAAGAACACCGTGCTTACTTTAGGAAATTAGCTCGTGACACCAAATATGGAAGCAA ACAAGCACCAATTGGTGATGATAACTACCTCCACTTAGCTGCAAGAGCCGGATTTGATAATCAGCTTACGAAACGTGCTGCATATACAGATTCAGATGGCCGCAATCAACAATGCATAGAAGCGGGACTATGTTATGATGGTTTTACACGTCGCATTGAGACTGATCGTAAATACGATGAGTCATTACGAAAGTGTTTGGATTCAGATTCAATAAATCGTAGGTacgaaaatgaaaataatacattAAAACTCTATGAGAGTAATGCAGAAAGCATTCGTAGTATACAGAATGATCTCAATAAATTTGACCGTAGTTTGAATAATACATTAAAATCAGATAGAGTTGTTGAAAGAAATGGtaatgaaaatttagaaaatcatAGGCGAAtggaaatgaataatttattaagcaGCGAGGGTGTCAGTTTATCAGGCTCTTTGTCTCGAAAATTGAGTAACTATGatcatgttaaaaaaattaatattgatagttCATTATCGTGGAGAATTCGAGATGATGCGTCTGATATATCGTCTAGTTCCATGAGTGGTCGtggaaataattga
- the LOC123262667 gene encoding GTPase-activating protein isoform X4, which yields MAEETRLVRVEERLKIKIGEVKNLLSRGHGSPGTRDVYCALSLDQEEIFRTSTIERTLNPFFGEEFQFEVPRKFRYLGIYVYDRDRHLKQDKILGKVAIKREDLATYHNKEHWFPLRPVDADSEVQGKAHLELALQPQVNHAQPKLTVRVIECSELTLKNGGCDPFATVTVIYSNGKQIIKRTKVKKKTVSPYFNETFTFEPELIEPKDKDVSHYSIDGGEVGEVVVGLWHASPGMGEQSAFLGEVRVTLRGLKKQLTSTTTAWYFLQPRAAKNRPSKITHNSSPPGTLPGLGSLRLKLHYTADHVFPSEMYDRLRSLLLQSVNVQPITSSAVYILGEIVASKMEAAQPLVRVLVHHGQLVSVMRALASHEISKLTDPTTIFRGNTLVSKMMDEGMRLAGLHYLHSTLRPAMEQVFLEKKPCEIDPTRVKDANTIQTNLANLKEYVERVFTAITTSGVRCPPLMCEMFWCLRELAATYFPKNKEVRYSVISGFIFLRFFAPAILGPRLFDITTEQIDSQTNRTLTLISKTIQSLGNLVSCRGGAGSVCKEEYMEGVYREFYTEKHIQAVKQFLELISTSSSSSSSSSSGMTRQRPTILQEQPVVLKEGINFLFTHSTNCGKRVMIKRAQGRKRFGRKNFKQRYFRLTTQDLTYSKTKGKEPLCRILLEEILAVERLHEDSFKMKNMFQIVQPQRALYVQAGNCVEEKEWIDILTKICHTNSNRLERYHPSAYINGHWLCCRAVSEVAPGCSEVSPGIEAGLRMVLDPDRDLQRIHSLIFTNMARLETLMSACECQAVYGASEMCVLPGGGSPIEDVPSCFKTLTALSDAAFGLQQEHRAYFRKLARDTKYGSKQAPIGDDNYLHLAARAGFDNQLTKRAAYTDSDGRNQQCIEAGLCYDGFTRRIETDRKYDESLRKCLDSDSINRRNSNTIHRIDLSLHGKA from the exons ATGGCCGAGGAGACGCGCCTAGTTCGCGTTGAGGAgagactaaaaattaaaatcg gtgaggtaaaaaatcttttaagtCGAGGCCATGGATCCCCAGGAACACGAGATGTCTACTGTGCATTATCACTTGATCAAGAAGAAATCTTCCGCACTAGTACGATTGAACGAACTCTCAA tcCATTCTTTGGTGAAGAGTTTCAGTTTGAGGTGCCGCGAAAGTTCCGCTACCTCGGTATTTACGTTTATGACCGTGACAGACACTTGAAACAAGATAAGATCCTGGGAAAAGTAGCGATTAAACGTGAAGATCTAGCAACGTACCATAACAAAGAGCATTGGTTTCCATTGAGGCCAGTTGATGCTGACTCGGAAGTACAGGGTAAAGCACACCTAGAGCTTGCACTTCAGCCTCAAGTTAATCACGCACAACCTAAATTAACAGTACGAGTTATTGAGTGTAGTGaattgactttaaaaaatggtGGTTGTGATCCCTTTGCCACTGTTACAGTTATTTATAGTAATggtaaacaaataattaagcgtacaaaagttaaaaaaaagacTGTGTCGCCGTATTTTAATGAAACATTCACTTTTGAGCCTGAATTGATTGAACCAAAAGACAAAGATGTTTCGCACTACTCAATTGATGGCGGAGAAGTTGGTGAAGTTGTTGTAGGCCTTTGGCATGCTTCACCAGGAATGGGTGAACAATCTGCATTTCTTGGTGAAGTTCGTGTCACTTTGAGAGGCTTAAAAAAACAACTCACGAGCACCACAACTGCTTG GTATTTTTTACAACCACGAGCAGCCAAAAACCGTCCAAGTAAAATAACACACAATTCATCACCACCAGGTACACTACCAGGTCTTGGATCGTTACGCTTAAAGTTACATTATACAGCGGATCATGTATTCCCATCGGAAATGTACGATAGATTACGCAGTTTACTGTTACAAAGTGTCAATGTGCAACCAATAACATCTTCAGCGGTTTATATACTCGGTGAAATTGTAGCAAGTAAAATGGAAGCTGCTCAACCCTTGGTTAGAGTCCTCGTACATCATGGTCAACTAGTATCTGTAATGAGAGCATTAGCTAGTcatgaaatttcaaaattaac GGATCCCACAACAATATTCCGCGGTAATACACTGGTCAGTAAGATGATGGATGAAGGTATGCGATTAGCTGGACTTCATTATCTTCACAGTACCTTGAGGCCGGCTATGGAGCAGgtttttctagaaaaaaaaccATGTGAGATTGATCCTACTCGAGTTAAAGATGCCAACACAATTCAAACAAATTTGGCTAATTTAAAG GAGTACGTAGAACGTGTATTTACGGCAATAACGACATCAGGTGTACGGTGCCCACCATTAATGTGTGAAATGTTTTGGTGTTTGAGAGAACTTGCTGCTACTTATTTCCCAAAGAATAAAGAAGTGCGATACTCGGTTATTAGTGGCTTTATATTTCTCAGGTTTTTCGCTCCTGCGATACTCGGCCCAAGATTATTTGATATAACAACTGAacaaata gaTTCTCAAACAAATAGAACATTAACGCTTATTTCAAAAACAATTCAAAGCTTAGGAAATTTGGTTAGTTGCCGCGGAGGGGCTGGTAGTGTATGTAAAGAAGAGTATATGGAAGGCGTGTACAG AGAGTTTTATACAGAAAAACATATACAAGctgtaaaacaatttttagaattaatttcaactaGTAGTAGTagcagtagtagtagtagtagtggAATGACTCGGCAACGACCGACAATTCTTCAAGAACAACCAGTAGTTTTAAAAGAAGG TATAAATTTTCTCTTTACGCACTCTACGAACTGTGGCAAGAG agtAATGATCAAAAGAGCACAAGGTCGTAAACGTTTTGgacgtaaaaattttaaacaaagaTATTTTAGACTGACTACGCAAGATTTGACCTACTCAAAAACAAAAG GGAAGGAGCCATTGTGTAGAATATTATTGGAAGAAATATTGGCTGTGGAGAGACTACACGAAGACtcatttaaaatgaaaaatatgtttcaAATAGTACAACCACAACGTGCATTATATGTACAAGCTGGTAATTGCGTTGAGGAAAAAGAATGGATTGACATACTTACTAAAATCTGTCATACGAATAGTAACAGACTAGAGAGGTATCATCCGAGTGCTTACATCAACGGCCACTGGCTGTG ttgTCGAGCAGTTTCTGAGGTAGCTCCTGGTTGCAGTGAAGTGTCTCCGGGAATTGAAGCAGGTTTAAGAATGGTCTTGGATCCAGATCGTGATCTACAAAGAATTCATTCACTAATCTTCACGAATATGGCGCGATTAGAGACACTGATGAGTGCTTGTGAGTGTCAAGCTGTTTACGGTGCCAGTGAAATGTGTGTTTTACCGGGTGGTGGTTCACCTATCGAAGACGTACCTTCGTGTTTTAAAACACTTACTGCTTTGAGTGATGCGGCCTTTGGATTGCAACAAGAACACCGTGCTTACTTTAGGAAATTAGCTCGTGACACCAAATATGGAAGCAA ACAAGCACCAATTGGTGATGATAACTACCTCCACTTAGCTGCAAGAGCCGGATTTGATAATCAGCTTACGAAACGTGCTGCATATACAGATTCAGATGGCCGCAATCAACAATGCATAGAAGCGGGACTATGTTATGATGGTTTTACACGTCGCATTGAGACTGATCGTAAATACGATGAGTCATTACGAAAGTGTTTGGATTCAGATTCAATAAATCGTAG AAACTCAAACACCATTCACCGGATTGATTTATCGTTGCATGGTAAAGCGTGA